The DNA window GGCACGATAGCCCTCGGCGTCTTCGACAAGGGTGAGTATTTCCTGGTGCCGATAGTTACAGGGAAGAACCAGCTCATCGAGCTGATGGCCAAGCGCGTCGTTCTTGCCGTTGGTGCTGTTGACAACATCCTCCTCTTCGAGAACAACGAGTTCCCGGGTGTTTTCAGGCGCGATTTCGCCCTTGAGGTCATGAACGTCTGGGGCGTCGCCCCGGGGAGGAAGGTGGCCGTGGTAGGTAGCAGGCCTGAAGACATCGTCCCGGAACTGGAGCGCTGGGGAATTGAGTACGTGATAGTGCCCAATCCAAAGCGCGTTGAGGGAAGGGAGAAGGTGGAAAGGCTCATTGACATGAACGGACACGTTTACGACGTTGACGCTGTCATCGTGTCGGACGGGAGGAGGCCCGACATCAACCCGATAACCCAGGCCGGGGGGAAGCTGAAGTTCAAGCGCGGCTACTACATGCCCATCCTCGATTCCCAGCACAGGATACGCGACGGAATATACGTCGCCGGGAGCGCGGTTTCCATAAAGCCGCACTACGCTAATTACCTTGAGGGAAGGCTCGTTGGAGCATACATCCTGCGTGAGTTTGGATTTGACGCCGAGCCGTGCGTTTACGAGGAGAAACTCAGGGACTACGAGCCCGTTCCGATGGCGGTTCACCAGATACCCTTCGAGAGCTTCAACCTTGAGGACGTCCAGATATGCGGCTGTGACGTCTCCCTGAAGAAGGTCGACGACGTGGTCAGGAGCGGAATAACCGACCTGCAGATAATCAAGCGCCTGACCCATCTAGCGATGGGCTTCTGCCAGGGGCGCTTCTGTCTCTTCAACGGGGCAGTGGTGGTCTCGCAGAGAACGGGCTCAGATATGAGCCGCATCGACCTTCCGGTGGCCCGGCCGCCGCTGAAGAACGTGAGGATGAAGGTCACCGCCGAGGGGGTGGAGGAATATGCCGAGTAAAGAGCTCCCAGAGAGGAGCGAGATAGTTATCATCGGCGGGGGGATCGTCGGCGTAACCCTCGCCCACGAGCTTGCCAAGCGCGGTGAGGAGGTCACGGTAATAGAGAAGCGTTTCATCGGTTCCGGCTCGACCTTCCGCTGTGGAACGGGAATAAGGCAGCAGTTCAACGACGAAGCCAATGTCCAGGTCATGAAGCGCTCCGTCGAGCTGTGGAAGCGCTATAGCGAGGAGTACGGCTTCTCCTTCGAGCAGACCGGCTACCTCTTCCTGCTCTACGACGACGATGAGGTTGAGGAGTTCAAGCGCAACATCGCGATACAGAACCGCTTCGGCGTCCCCACGAGGCTCATAACGCCGGAGGAGGCCAGGGAGATAGTCCCGCTCCTCGACATCAGCGAGGTTATAGCGGCATCATGGAACCCCACCGACGGAAAGGCCGACCCGTTCTACGCAACAGCGGCCTTCGCCCTCAACGCCGAGCGCTTTGGGGCGAAACTCGTTGAGTACACCGAGGTCAAGGACTTCATAATCGAGAACGGCGAGATTAAGGGGCTGAAGACGAGCAGGGGAGTTATAAACACCGGCATCGTCGTGAACGCCACCAACGCCTGGGCCAAGCTCATCAACGCGATGGCCGGGATAAAGACCCACATTCCGATAGAGCCCTACAAGCACCAGGCGGTCATTACACAGCCCATCAGGAAAGGGGCCATCAAGCCGATGGTCATCTCCTTCAAGTACGGCCACGCATACCTCACCCAGACGGCCCACGGCGGCATCGTCGGCGGAGTTGGCTATGAGCTCGGCCCGACCTACGACCTGAACCCGACCTACGAGTTCATGCGCGAGGTGAGCTACTACTTCACCAAGATAGTTCCCGCCCTGAGGGAGCTCCTCATACTGAGGACCTGGGCCGGCTACTACGCGAAGACACCGGACAGCAACCCGGCGATAGGAAGAATCAAGGAGCTGGGCGACTACTACATAGCGGCGGGCTTCAGCGGGCACGGCTTCATGATGGCGCCGGCGGTGGCTGAGATGGTCGCCGACCTCATCACCAAGGACAGAACCGACCTCCCCGTGGACTGGTACGACCCGTACCGCTTCGAGCGCGGAGAACTTCGCGGAGAGGCGCTCCAGATGGGCTGAGGCTTTCTCGTTTCTCGCTAATCTTAAATATTTTCGAGTCTAACCCCTCTGGGTGGAATCGTGTACCGCGTTGATTCTCCCGGAAGGGTCAATCTGATTGGAGAGCACACAGACTACGCCCTCGGCTACGTGATGCCGATGGCGATAGACCTCTACACGGTCCTGCACGCCCAGAAGAACGAGAGGGTAAGGGTCTACTCCCAGATATCCCGTGAGGTGAAGGAGTTCGGCCTCGATGAACTCAGAAAAGCCGGCGACTGGGCAGACTACGTCAGGGGAATATTCTGGGTTCTGAAGGAGGAGGGCCACGCCATCGGGGGAATGAAGGGAATCCTCGGCGGGGACCTGCCGATAGGTTCCGGACTGAGCTCCTCGGCGAGCCTTGAGCTGGCAGTTTTAGCCTTCCTGAACGAGGCCTATAAGCTAAACC is part of the Thermococcus sp. 21S7 genome and encodes:
- a CDS encoding FAD-binding oxidoreductase, whose translation is MPSKELPERSEIVIIGGGIVGVTLAHELAKRGEEVTVIEKRFIGSGSTFRCGTGIRQQFNDEANVQVMKRSVELWKRYSEEYGFSFEQTGYLFLLYDDDEVEEFKRNIAIQNRFGVPTRLITPEEAREIVPLLDISEVIAASWNPTDGKADPFYATAAFALNAERFGAKLVEYTEVKDFIIENGEIKGLKTSRGVINTGIVVNATNAWAKLINAMAGIKTHIPIEPYKHQAVITQPIRKGAIKPMVISFKYGHAYLTQTAHGGIVGGVGYELGPTYDLNPTYEFMREVSYYFTKIVPALRELLILRTWAGYYAKTPDSNPAIGRIKELGDYYIAAGFSGHGFMMAPAVAEMVADLITKDRTDLPVDWYDPYRFERGELRGEALQMG
- a CDS encoding FAD-dependent oxidoreductase, whose product is MRPLDLTEKDPSRRITIYFEGQPLEAYEGEKLTVALLANGVYWLTTSTEGRKRGAFTFGPVPVVVDGVKNVNGRKTKVKDGMRIERQNYGEFQETVEIDEGKPVKRLVVDVAVIGGGPAGIGAVLEVQEHLTAAIIEEKGWLGGDLWLKGLPQEGFGDPKKAVKELTGKFNGNVRVFKGTIALGVFDKGEYFLVPIVTGKNQLIELMAKRVVLAVGAVDNILLFENNEFPGVFRRDFALEVMNVWGVAPGRKVAVVGSRPEDIVPELERWGIEYVIVPNPKRVEGREKVERLIDMNGHVYDVDAVIVSDGRRPDINPITQAGGKLKFKRGYYMPILDSQHRIRDGIYVAGSAVSIKPHYANYLEGRLVGAYILREFGFDAEPCVYEEKLRDYEPVPMAVHQIPFESFNLEDVQICGCDVSLKKVDDVVRSGITDLQIIKRLTHLAMGFCQGRFCLFNGAVVVSQRTGSDMSRIDLPVARPPLKNVRMKVTAEGVEEYAE